The Haliaeetus albicilla chromosome 4, bHalAlb1.1, whole genome shotgun sequence genomic sequence ccacaattaaaaaaatctaagacTAACTCAGAAGTCTCAAATTTGGTATAAATTTGTTTCAGTGAACTGTTTGTAGACAACTAAAGGATGCAAGCACACTTAATTCCTTCTAGATGtacattgtttcatttttccttgtaCATCTGGTTTCCATACAAAAGGCAAGTTTCccacaagtttttaaaaagtttactTTATTGGTTACAGTTATATAAAATATGTCATGATGGTTCCATCTAGTTGGTCATTAAGTGCTTGCAACACCACAAAGACTCTTTAATACATCTGCAACTCACATGATGTATTGCATGTTGGAGGAGAAAAATCCCTCTTCGGTTGCTTACCTGCATTTACAGTATCTTCAGCAAGGCTACAGTGTTCAAAAGCAATGACAACCCCACTTTTATGTCAAATTgcaatttttaatgttttcattagaaTAGTCTTTATATCACTCTCCAATAGAAGAAACAATATAACTAACAGCAAACTTTAATACAGGAACATGCTCCAAGATTAACAacccaaaatgaaaacaaaatgaaattaatgtaaaatgtaaatCACATATAGTACAATTGAAGTGtccaaaacaatttaaataattttaaatattttattttttaaacttgctaCAAATGCTTTATACAATATTTCAACATAAAGTCCCCATAACAGAAATGTAACAAAATGGGAATGATAGTGAAAGTGAAAGTTAAAGTGGCACAAATTCACCAAACAAGTATTAAACTACAAATTTTAAGAGGTAGATTACTTTTTAAgtcaagaacaaaaaaaataaagggggtGGCTGTATAAAGAAAACTAGTCACTTTCCATCAATTCTGTCATTAATCTTGAAAGCTATATGAACACATGACAAACGATATTTCCATAAAAAGCTGTTACGAACAACAGACCAATTTGTTGTCTTAAGTTATTAGATAGAGGTGTACGACCTTTTAGAGTAATTATAtatttcactttcaaaatatACAGGTATGTAGTCCTGGTCTAGCCTTCTTACTGATAAAAAGATACACTGCATTCATTATATATATGGTATTTAGAAATTGATACTGGTATTTCATTGCTATATAAAGTTTCATTTGCATGTATAAATAGGAATTTGGAAAATCCATAAAACATCCAAATCAGGCTTTTTCCCATTGTATGCTGGACATCTAAAAGACTCAGAAAGCGAGGAGAAGgtaagaagaaaaggaaattctgtCATGCTAGGATGGCCTCTACTGATTCATTTAGACAAAAGGCTTTAAAAGACTTAATACATGACAAAAATACTTTGAGTGCAGCAACATTTGTTGTCCCTGAATCTACACTGAATTACTGACAAAATTAAGGAACTTGCTTTGCCAAGTATACAACTGAACTGCCTGTATGCCATTCACGAAGGTACGGACAAAACCAGGATCTAAGCAAACACAAGAGCAAAAGATTTGGTTTCGTTAATCCCCCTATTTCTTTGATGGTTTCGTGtgggtttcattttgtttttaatagtaCCCTTCTCTTTTATCTGAATCATCCCGTAGCCCAGCACGTGTGTCAGGCACGAAATAAGAAAATCTATGCCTGACACTGAATATTAGCAAGAAGCCTGCAGGCAATTTTATGATTGTGAGTCAGCTTCAGCTGGTTTCGCAACCTTGGTGGATTTCACATCCATTGTcgtagtgcttatcctaagttgAGCATGCAACAGCTCTACCATGTCattaagggatttttttgtttgttttgtttttacaggagattcctagaaaataaaaaacaaaaactgaagaTAAATGACAAAACAAACTATTTGTGAACGGAGTATGTTtacacagaaaaactgaaaggtGAAAAACAAATTTGGAGACAAATATTACATGAAGCAAGtcttgaaaaaatacaaagaattaatatctactggaaaaaaaaaaaccaaaacaaacaccaacATTGCCTACATAGTGTAGAATCGAAGTTAGCCTGTGCTGACATTAGCGTATGAAGgcaaaaaaattcttcatacTATGTActtggtataaaaaaaaaagttgactaGACAATCTAGATTTATGAAcattatttcagaaacaaaaaacaagaaTTCTTCTAGAATAACTATTCATTAAACCAGTAAAGACTGACTGCAAGCTGCCAGAGTAAACTAACAGTATTTAAGACAGTGAAGGAAATCTTACCCCTAGGTACATTGTTATTTACCCCAAATACTACTAAACAATTTCCAAATGCACAGATTTCCAAGTACTCAGTTATTTTGCTTAAGTTCAAATGATTAATTTAGATGGAAAGATGTGTCATTATGGCTTCAAATACTACAGATCTGTTCTGGCATCATGTGAAATACAGTTTCACACTTAAGACTAAGACAGCAGCTGATTAGAATTAAGTAACATGAAGATGTCTATGTCCCAAGAGAACAGGCCTGGTAGACATTTCTTGTTCcttaaaggcatttttttacACCATTAGTCTCCAAATTCCAGtaacatttttctccttcaacaCGTCCTAATTTGGGTATTGACTATTTTAAGTCAAATTCCCCTCTAGCACTTTGAAATAATTCTGTTATACTGAACCTTTACTTTACAAAGTATTTCCACAAAATTTTCACCTAGGAGGTCTTCACCATAAGACACACAAGCTGTAAACAGTTTGGATTTTGACATTTCTTGACAAATTCAGCTAGGGGACACTTGTTCTGAAGGAGGCTGCCagttcctccccctcctccactATCCATTACTTTGATAAAAAAAGATACTACCTTCAGCCATAAATCTGGTGTTAATCAGAGCCATGCACTGCAAttaccaaaaccaaaagaactCTTCACGACCAGTGAGCTTTCCAAGTTACTCAGCAAATCAGATACCTGTTTCCAAGAATAACATGGCAGGAGCACACTAATAAAAGTTATAAACACTTTGCAAAATATCCTATTGATTTGAGAGACTACATGAAGACGTAAGTCGGGACTCAGGCACGTAGatcaagattttatttatttattggagTATTACCCTTTCATGTGATTAAAATGCTTCTTCTCAAAAAGAAATAGAACTTTAATTATAAAATTTGTTTATACTGAAACAAAGAGCATGATACTTCTAACAAATTTACACATTCATGTAACTTTTCTTACATGTCTATTTCCCTTATTTACATGTCTATTTCCCTTATGTTAAGCATTTCATGATCTGACTCAATTAGTATGCACATACATTTTTGAAGTATTTGgtcatgggtttttttatatgaTATGCAGAgaatgctttttattaaaaaaacaacaaggcAAGTTATTTTAGTGAGTAAAAGATGCAGTCATAATTTTTAGCTTAGTGGACTGCCATAAACTAAATCTAAAATGATTTCAGGCCACCATGTATGTTAGATATCAAATGCAAGGTCAGTGTCTCCAATAACATTAAGTTCAATGACGTTAAGTTTATTTGCACTCAGgtactgacatttttttccagagttttcAATTCAGTTCATAATTAAAGACATTCTCTATACAAACTATGTATTATTTCATGACAACATGACAAAATGCATCAAGTATGTACATCATACCTCAGCATGACTGAGCTACTTAACCATGTTTTAGGAaatgtaacctttttttttttttatttaagcacGAGAAACTCAAAAAAGACCAAGAAAATTGGCAAAACAGCAAGCAATGTGTTCCTGTGTTGTTTCAACTTCAAATTAAATGCTTACCTGAAATCTTTTAGTTCTTGCTTTGTACTGCTTTcatctcttttgttttctgctgcctctgcattTGCCGCCTGTTGTAGGCTTCGTGTAATAGGTCCTCCAATCCTCTCTCTAGATTTTACAGTGAATCTGTCTGCCTTTTTCTTACTTGCCACAGCAGACTTACTTGGCAAAACAGCTTTATTATTCCTTTGTATTCTGACATGCAATTTCCGGGAAGCTTTGCCTGAGATTCCAGACGAGCTGTTCTTAGCGACCACCTTAGTTTTTTTCCCATCAACATGGGACATTTTGGACACTCTTACGGGACTAGAGTTCCTCAATGAAGATGATGAGTTTGGCTTTTTGGATCGAATGGGAGGTACaaatttaacattttgttttgatttgaagGATGCAGAGGGAAGCTGGATTTGTGCAGGTCCTGAGGTTCGTGCTCTTGTCTTGCCCAAGTGAGGCTGCatgctttgcattttgatttctgCATCTGCTGTTCGCCTACGCTGGTTGTTGCCTTTTTCACTGCTTGCAGGTGAAGAAGAACTTGCacttttttttgaagaattCTTTTTAGAGGAGGGAGAGATAGGTTTTTTGGGACAGCTGTATGATGCGTGTTTGTTCAAACTTCCAACATAAGTAAACTCTCTATTACAGTAGGGACAGATGTGAGAGTCTGACTCGgatggattatttttcaattctgccttctgctgggcagatttctttttctgcaagatAGCTTTCTGGACAagctggtttttctttttcaatgcacttatttttagtttatttgAGGACATTTTGCTAATCTCAACATTGAAATTAAGTCTTTTAGGCTGACCCATTCGTCTGAAGGCATTCTTTCCAGGGCCAGCTATAACAACCATGCCATTCTTAGGCTGCACTGTCTGTTTCAGTggtactggattttttttaggTGTATATCTCTTTTTATCACTAGCAGATGCACAGGCCAGTATGTGTTTGTGTAACTCAGGCATGTTATCGACACTCTTGCCACATTTTGTACATCGAATGGCAGTAGTAAATGTCTGTGGAATATTGTGGGTAGTGAAGTTTGTTGCCGTAACTCCAATACCCATAGGATTACGATGGTGATACTGAAATGGAGGTGGCTTAAAGCTTGGGTAGTGTTGATTGAGGCCCATACGAACATCTGGGTCTTTAGATTTTACTCCAGAAGCCATTATTTTTATAGTAGTATAAAGCTCTTCAGAGGAATCATTTAGatcttcatcttcctcctctttaGAAGGTTCCAAAGAATCTTCTGGCAGGCTCTGCATGTGCTCCACGTTCGCCTTACTGGGGTCAGTAAAATTCTGGGGTCTCAAAGTCCCACTTTCAAACTCATGATGTGTGCACTCTTTGTCTGGATGGAGATCCCGCTGATGCTGTTGCAAATTgcacaaaaaagcaaattccTTTTTACAGACCGAGCAAACAAATATATTTCCTACTCCATGAAGCAGAAAGCGATGTTCTGACAAGTCTGTTTTATCCCTAAAAAGCTGTACACAGAATTCACATTTGAAGGGCCATTCTTCAGCATGAATGGATAAATGCTTCGTTAGGTctttaatggaaagaaaaggtgatTCACAGACATTGCACACAAAGCTTTTATTGAATGTTTCCTGCACTACTCCTGATTCACTTGAAGTATGAGGATCTTCTCTGGCTTTCTGTTgttcattttcagcttcttcCTGTTTTATTATTGGGAGAGTATTTTCAAGATTATCAGCAGaggaaacaacagaagaaactaCAGAAAGAGGAGGTGGAGATGGAGATGATGAcgatgaagaggaggagaaagaagaggaagaagaggaagaagatgagGAAGAGAGTGTAGGAGGACcaggtgaagcagcagaaataagagGTTCAACAGAAGGAacaggagatggagaaggagaaacTGTAGGTGAAAGAACTGGTAGTGGAGACTGGGCAGTAGTGTTAGAAAGTGGCGATGGACAAGAAGAAGTGTTAGTGGCACTGGCAGAGACATCTGGAATCGATAACGGCATTGTcggaagaaggggaggaggtgatgTAGCAACCGTTAACACAGGCGGGCAGggcggtggggagggaggattGGTTGGTGTTAACAAAGGAGGCAGCTGGCACATGGAAGGTACAGCAGATGCCTGTAGCACAGGGGAAACAGAGGAACTAAGGGGCTGAGTGTCAACAGAAGACGATGCAGATAGACTGGGATCCATGTCAGGTTCTGCCTGAGGCTCCAGGGATTTGCTTGGGCTCACGCTCCTGTTTACACCGAGTGTGCTGTCTGTGGCTGCATCCGTTCCATTATACTCATTCAGCAGAACCTTCTGTAACATGCAAGTggttggtttcttctttttaacacCACTACAGGTTGGCTGTATGGAATTTTCTTTACATTCCCTAATTTCAGCATCGCTGCAAGGCTTCTTATGCACACTTAAATCCAGAACAGATTCCCAGGGAACCTGATTCTTATTTTTGACATCAGACCTTTGTTTCACACCACTAGATAAATCCAGCGGCTGCTGGTTGCACACATTGCCAAAAGTCGGAGTTGCTGTCCAGTCTTTTGATATTTTATAGTCTTCAAAGCAAAGAGGGCTCAAAgactctttttcctcccttccagTCAAGCTCCAAGCAGGTGAGTTGCTGTGGCTTTCTAACTTTGGCATTTTTGAACTCCGAATATTATCATTCCACACAGTTTTTCCCTCACCTGATTTGACAAAGTCTCGAAGTACTGGACTGTGCTGTGGAGAACTGGGAGGAGAGCTGGTCCTTCTTTTAAATCTACTGGATACTGGGGGCAAAATAGGTGATGATGTAACAGAAGGTCCTATTTTAGGGATTTCACTTGATGGAGTTATCTTCTTACTGTCCTGTGTCTGAAGaagctgttttaattttgaCGACAAATAAACCcctttttctttatggaaagGTAAGCTTTCTGTTGAAATGCTAAGAGGAAGATTTAAAGAACTAGTAGGAGTTATAGGTTCTGGGtctatttcagtttttatttttggtacAAGAGGAGGGCTGGCAGTTCTCCTCTTTTTGGATTCATTGCTCCCACTGCTGGATGGTTCCTTAGGAGGTTCATTCACATGTGTTTGTGTAACCTTTAAATTTGGGGAAATTTCCACTGTGACTGGACTGATAATACAATTTAGTCCATATAAGTCTGCAGAGTTGGACTCCATCTGAATCACATCACAATTGCTAGTGCTGCTGTTGGACTGAATTTTACCATCAatgtaataatttaaattttcagaTATATTGCTGGAAATATCCATAATATAGACATCATCTACTTCACCTTCCTCTTCTATTTCTGTACTTGCTATATATATGCTCTGGACTGGTGGGGCCTGCTCTGTCTGAAGCGGTGGCTCTTCAGTAAAGAATCCTTTTCTTCTGACACCTTTGGGAATAAGATGACGCTCATGAACCCTACGCTGATGCCTCCGCATGTTGGTATGAGTTCCAAAAACCTTTTTGCAGTATTTGCACGGATGCAGTTCTTTGGGCTCCTTATTTTCCTCAGCAAAAGCGGAATTTGACATTTCTTGGGAAACTTTGTCAGAATCCAAGACAACAGAGTCTTGCACAAGACTGGAAACATTCATGTCATCTTTAAGACCATCATCCACAATTACTTGGCTATCAGCAACATTATCCAAGTGTTGTGATGATGTTAGTGTTAAGAACGGTTTCCTTTTTGGCCCTGCCTCATGACGTCGCTCATGTCTTCGCCTGTTAATTTGAGTTCCAAAAGCCTTCCCACAATATCGACACTTGAAAGCATGGTTAACAGTAGATATATGGATGTGCATGTGGCGTTCAAGTCCTTGCTTTGTTGTAAACTTCCTCTCACAATGCTGACAGGGAAACATGAATGTTTCCTGAACATCACCATTTGATTCACCTCTCGCTTTTGGAATTTTCACAACAAGTTTTTTCTTTGGAGAGCTTTCTGGAGATTCTTCTGACGTACTCTTTTGCTCTTCCATAGAGTCTAACTTTTCTTCACATATCAAAGGCATTTCAGCACTTTCTTTAGGCATGTTGGCATCTTCTATCtcctcttcatcttcctcttcatcatcatcatcctcGTCATCATCATCTAAATCATCTGAAACACAGTTTATTGCTTCTCCTTGTTTGTCTTCAGTTACCATTTGTGGTTCACTGGTAGGACTGGGGATCATTAGCTTTGGAAGTACATCTTGATTCACCATTTCCTGAATCACAGCTGTTTGTTCCAGGGACAgtacagcagaaacagaaggcGTTTCATCTTCCTCTTTATGACCTGATACACAAAGCATGCAAAGAAAAGCGTGAGACATTTTTACCAAACACTTCGAAGTATGCTACACCTTTCTTCTACCTTTTCCTCTAACACAACATATCCAACACTTATGACCCAACACAATACCACTACTTCTCACTATTGTGATTCAGTACTGAGAGTAAAACTGTAGTCAGAAATTTCCTTTCTGGAACTTCAGCAAAATGTAGGCAACTGCCTAGACTTAACAGAGAATCTTTGGACTGAATATTGTGGCCAAGAAACCCAGAAGAGCCTGAAGAGTACCAGAACATTTCAAGGCAGACTTCAGAACATTTCAAGAAACCTCCAAAAAACTTTCACTGACTTTCCTTATGGCAAATAAGTGTCAGGGAAGTACTGcaatacatatacataaagTATACAGGAAGGCTGTCAAGCAATTTTGACCATTTTCCCaaaattattaacaaaaaaacaatCTGGATTTGTACTGTAATGCACAGCAAGGTGTACCTTGTATCTGGCATAGTACTTTCCATTCTTTATACGAGATTTTCTATTGGCCGTTGCCTGAATGGCTATTTCCTACACTTCTGAATCAGAGCCTGCATGCATCTCATTGGTGTGGATGAATTCTTTATTCACACCTCTGCACACTAGTCTTACCTATCTGCTATCAGATATCCATTgatgaagaaaataactttgctGCTAACTCACACAATGTTGCATAAGTGGTTACATGTACAGAGCAAGAAGTTTCTCTGCATTCCCTAGCTGGGGCATAAGATGCCTGGAACAGTGGTGTACATGTTGTATAAGCAGAAGGGACAACAGAGTGAAAGAATGGAAGAGTTATGGGTCAAAAGAAGTTCAAGCAAAGAAGCTTGAAAGAAATCAGTAGCTCTACAGAGCTTAAAACATTTATTGGTTACACAGCAGTGGCAATTTTTACATTCTTgtaaaacagacagaaaaatatatatttaaaatatctttcaggCATTTTAATGTACATACTATGTGAAAAAAGCCAAGCCAATTTATAAACAACCTTTGCGGATAATCTTCAGGACAAACAGCATGCTTAGCGAACCGGTGCactaatactgtatttttttccccttgacaCTGACTTCTGTTAAACTGCAATAAATAATGACTGTATAACTAAGCTCCAAAGACATTATTTTAGAATAAGGACTATTCTCTGCTCTTCTGTTCTAAAGTTTTTGGATTTATGTCTACATTTTACAGTACATTAGTTTTTCCTGTTGTCGGAGTTGCATGTTTCATGACATACTTCTGATACCCAAGCTCCTTATGAATAAAAAAGTTTGGGCAAACAACATAAATATGTTCACTTTGCTACACTAACATAACATGCTAACATACTGAATGTGACAAAAAGTGTCCTTTGATTCAAAAAGATagttagaaggaaaaaaaaataagatactCAAGAACTCACCTTCTTTAGAATCCCTCATATCTGCAGAAGTAGAATCCAAAACagcctttttctgctttgtatcTGCTACCTTCTTTCCCTTGTTTTTACCTTCCtgagtctttttctttcctggggaGGAAAAACCCAACATTTATTATCCTcttcaataatttttatttttcatatttgagTGGCAGAATTAAAACACCCAGCTTTGGAATATAACATTCTGTAGAAACCCTGTTTTCCTGATGAATATAAATGACTGATCAGTAAAAAGGACAGCATTCAGATAAAGTAGTAAGTCCCTAGAGcccagaagaaattaaaagtaaagaTGAGTTTCTAAAAACCTAAGATGCCAAAATACTTTACTTGCTTTCAAAGCAAGAACAGACTATAACAGAAATGTATCGTCCAGAGTTAACCAGCACACATCATACAGTTACCCAATACCTTCATATGACTACTAAATTACTGTATCTCATACAAGTATatggaaaatatgaaatttCTTCATATACTATTAATCCTTAATGTTAATTGCAAGACCTCATGAAATAGAAACCCACAGAGGCTTCTCTACTTGTATGAACATTCTGAATAATGACTCGGAGAGTTACAATAAAAGCAAGGAAGTAACAACATTATGAGAAGACTAAAAGCAGCACAATCTTGACCAATAAGGCAAAGACAGTAAAACCAAATTAGATGGAATTGGGTAACAGCAAAATATAAAGATATTTCATCACATCCACTGACACAAACAAGTTTGCTTTCTGTAAGCAAAATTAAGAAGCATGTATTAGTTGTACAGGATGATGAACACAACAAAGATTAGGCCAAAATGGCATTATGCGAACACCTAATCAGTGACACTAGATGTAAAGACATTGAAAACTTCATTTACCAATGCACTACAAAGTTGTATTGctaattttttccattaatcTTAAAGATTCAGTCCTATAATATATCGCAATTATGATAAGGACTGCGtaataataaatgaaacttttaagGTCTTCCAATTCAATTCACTGCAAAGACATATTCTCCATAGAGAAT encodes the following:
- the PRDM2 gene encoding PR domain zinc finger protein 2 isoform X1 encodes the protein MNQNTTESTVTVETLDDVPEHVLRGLPEDVRLFPSAVDKTRLGVWATKSILKGKKFGPFVGDKKKRSQVKSNVYMWEVYYPNLGWMCVDATDPEKGNWLRYINWARSGKEQNLFPLEINRTIYYKSLKPIAPGEELLVWYNGEDDPEIAAAIEEERASARSRRHSPKAKKGKKKTQEGKNKGKKVADTKQKKAVLDSTSADMRDSKEGHKEEDETPSVSAVLSLEQTAVIQEMVNQDVLPKLMIPSPTSEPQMVTEDKQGEAINCVSDDLDDDDEDDDDEEEDEEEIEDANMPKESAEMPLICEEKLDSMEEQKSTSEESPESSPKKKLVVKIPKARGESNGDVQETFMFPCQHCERKFTTKQGLERHMHIHISTVNHAFKCRYCGKAFGTQINRRRHERRHEAGPKRKPFLTLTSSQHLDNVADSQVIVDDGLKDDMNVSSLVQDSVVLDSDKVSQEMSNSAFAEENKEPKELHPCKYCKKVFGTHTNMRRHQRRVHERHLIPKGVRRKGFFTEEPPLQTEQAPPVQSIYIASTEIEEEGEVDDVYIMDISSNISENLNYYIDGKIQSNSSTSNCDVIQMESNSADLYGLNCIISPVTVEISPNLKVTQTHVNEPPKEPSSSGSNESKKRRTASPPLVPKIKTEIDPEPITPTSSLNLPLSISTESLPFHKEKGVYLSSKLKQLLQTQDSKKITPSSEIPKIGPSVTSSPILPPVSSRFKRRTSSPPSSPQHSPVLRDFVKSGEGKTVWNDNIRSSKMPKLESHSNSPAWSLTGREEKESLSPLCFEDYKISKDWTATPTFGNVCNQQPLDLSSGVKQRSDVKNKNQVPWESVLDLSVHKKPCSDAEIRECKENSIQPTCSGVKKKKPTTCMLQKVLLNEYNGTDAATDSTLGVNRSVSPSKSLEPQAEPDMDPSLSASSSVDTQPLSSSVSPVLQASAVPSMCQLPPLLTPTNPPSPPPCPPVLTVATSPPPLLPTMPLSIPDVSASATNTSSCPSPLSNTTAQSPLPVLSPTVSPSPSPVPSVEPLISAASPGPPTLSSSSSSSSSSSFSSSSSSSSPSPPPLSVVSSVVSSADNLENTLPIIKQEEAENEQQKAREDPHTSSESGVVQETFNKSFVCNVCESPFLSIKDLTKHLSIHAEEWPFKCEFCVQLFRDKTDLSEHRFLLHGVGNIFVCSVCKKEFAFLCNLQQHQRDLHPDKECTHHEFESGTLRPQNFTDPSKANVEHMQSLPEDSLEPSKEEEDEDLNDSSEELYTTIKIMASGVKSKDPDVRMGLNQHYPSFKPPPFQYHHRNPMGIGVTATNFTTHNIPQTFTTAIRCTKCGKSVDNMPELHKHILACASASDKKRYTPKKNPVPLKQTVQPKNGMVVIAGPGKNAFRRMGQPKRLNFNVEISKMSSNKLKISALKKKNQLVQKAILQKKKSAQQKAELKNNPSESDSHICPYCNREFTYVGSLNKHASYSCPKKPISPSSKKNSSKKSASSSSPASSEKGNNQRRRTADAEIKMQSMQPHLGKTRARTSGPAQIQLPSASFKSKQNVKFVPPIRSKKPNSSSSLRNSSPVRVSKMSHVDGKKTKVVAKNSSSGISGKASRKLHVRIQRNNKAVLPSKSAVASKKKADRFTVKSRERIGGPITRSLQQAANAEAAENKRDESSTKQELKDFSYRLRMASRCPSSSSHNTSTRQCKKSNCTASHFFKE